The following coding sequences lie in one Drosophila sulfurigaster albostrigata strain 15112-1811.04 chromosome 2R, ASM2355843v2, whole genome shotgun sequence genomic window:
- the LOC133836436 gene encoding uncharacterized protein LOC133836436: MNNFETNDDDTPSTSGALVDACRPGRKVKPRGTFKKGRCKPRPRTKRTCVKPKPAPTTSAAYKNFVLDYGRKHPCLDPKEQIKKAARAWCRMPEHKKEKYRMKVESCKREPNACSIL, from the exons atgaataattttgagACGAATGACGACGATACTCCTTCAACGAGCGGTGCTTTAGTTGATGCGTGCCGTCCTGGTCGAAAGGTCAAACCGAGGGGAACCTTCAAAAAGGGCAGATGCAAGCCTCGACCACGAACCAAGCGCACTTGCGTCAAACCAAAACCAGCACCAACTACGAGTGCAgcttataaaaattttgtgCTCGATTATGGACGAAAGCATCCCTGTTTAGATCCAAAGGAACAGATCAAGAAGGCAGCACGCGCCTGGTGCCGTATGCCCGAACATAAGAAGGAAAAGTATCGCATGAAG GTCGAAAGCTGCAAGAGGGAGCCAAACGCTTGTTCCATactataa